A genome region from Leptodactylus fuscus isolate aLepFus1 chromosome 6, aLepFus1.hap2, whole genome shotgun sequence includes the following:
- the WNT9B gene encoding protein Wnt-9b, with the protein MPAGLHLFLAALPLLTLLGQPVDSYFGLTSKESLSHYTSPSSVTGSNHNRPHLKQCDLLPLTRRQKRLCRKEPGLAEALKEAVRLGIVECQYQLRSERWNCSLQGRGSLLKRGFKETSFLYAVSSAALTHSLAKACSGGKMERCTCDDSPGLESQRAWQWGVCGDNLRHSTRFLQNFLGQRKGGRDMRAKVDLHNTNAGIKAVKSGLKTTCKCHGVSGSCAVRTCWKQLSPFHETGALLKAKYDNAMKVLGATNEAVGGHESLGHSFAGRSPRSTDLVYLEDSPSFCRASRFSPGTAGRVCLRETTCDSLCCGRGYNTQSRMVTFSCHCQVHWCCHVECQKCVQQQDTYTCKQ; encoded by the exons GCTAACTAGCAAGGAGTCACTCTCACACTACACTTCCCCTTCATCTGTAACTGGCAGCAACCACAATCGACCCCACCTCAAACAGTGCGATTTACTGCCACTCACTCGGAGGCAGAAGAGATTGTGTCGAAAAGAACCAGGCTTGGCAGAAGCACTTAAGGAAGCTGTTCGGCTGGGCATTGTGGAATGCCAATACCAACTGCGCAGTGAGCGCTGGAACTGCAGTCTACAGGGCAGGGGTAGCCTCTTAAAAAGAG GATTTAAAGAGACATCATTCCTATATGCAGTGTCTTCTGCTGCTCTCACTCACTCGCTAGCTAAGGCTTGCAGTGGAGGTAAAATGGAGCGCTGTACATGCGATGATTCTCCAGGGCTAGAGAGCCAACGAGCATGGCAGTGGGGAGTCTGTGGAGATAACCTACGACATAGCACCCGCTTCCTTCAGAACTTCTTAGGCCAAAGAAAAGGAGGGAGAGACATGAGAGCCAAGGTGGATCTGCATAACACCAATGCTGGGATTAAG GCTGTGAAGAGTGGGCTAAAGACGACTTGTAAGTGCCATGGAGTGTCTGGTTCATGTGCAGTTCGTACCTGTTGGAAACAACTCTCTCCTTTCCACGAGACAGGAGCTTTGCTGAAAGCAAAGTATGACAATGCAATGAAAGTCCTGGGAGCCACCAATGAAGCAGTTGGAGGCCACGAATCTTTAGGACACTCTTTTGCTGGCCGTTCTCCAAGATCTACTGACCTAGTATACCTAGAGGATTCTCCAAGTTTTTGTCGTGCCAGTCGCTTTTCACCAGGAACTGCAGGGAGAGTATGTTTGCGCGAAACCACCTGTGACAGCCTGTGCTGTGGAAGAGGGTACAACACTCAGAGTCGTATGGTCACTTTTTCTTGCCACTGTCAAGTGCATTGGTGCTGCCATGTGGAGTGTCAGAAGTGTGTACAGCAACAAGACACATATACCTGCAAACAATGA